From Thermodesulfobacteriota bacterium, a single genomic window includes:
- a CDS encoding ASKHA domain-containing protein, with protein MSDYKVLFLPHNKEIRVEDGERLIRAAMEAGVHINASCGGEGVCGKCRVIIEQGNIEGGISEKLSKADIEKGYRLACKSIIRGNVTVRVPVESEVDAKVLNMQSTARRTALIKQPDFEALKEEGLFVPPVEKKYLELPEPSKQDNLPDTTRLIGFLKLNHDEHRLVVSLPVIRKLPDVLREDNFKVTATLSRPVQKGRKSNIIHVEPGDTTNRSFAIAVDIGTTTVYGELIDLTNGNIIAQAGDFNRQISYGEDVITRIVYAEKPGGLEKLHEVVIKSINHIIGKIIKQGKIERDEVSTITLAGNTTMSQLFLKVNPRYIRRGPYVPAATIYPPINAVSLGLDLGDHVEALVYPQISSYVGGDIVAGVMGSGIYRSEELTLFMDIGTNAEIVIGNQDWLACAACSAGPAFEGGGIQFGMRAAKGAIEDFSVNPITLEPMNITIGNTRPKGICGSGLIIMVATMFEMGIIDNQGKFNRDLKTQRIRETDGVWEYVVAWKEDTQIDRDIVLTEIDIENLIRAKGAIYSGAQTLLDEVGMDMEMIEHIILAGGFGSYVDLEKAMTIGLLPEMDPGKITFIGNSSLMGARMSALSNHIRMDVGEVTKKMTNFELSETASYMDHYVAALFLPHTDMNKFSKLKSRLEQRRLMEKSN; from the coding sequence ATGAGTGATTACAAAGTATTATTTCTTCCACACAACAAGGAGATCAGGGTTGAGGACGGTGAGCGTCTGATACGGGCGGCCATGGAAGCCGGAGTCCATATAAATGCCTCCTGTGGAGGGGAGGGGGTCTGTGGGAAATGCCGTGTCATTATAGAACAGGGAAATATAGAGGGGGGAATTAGCGAGAAGCTGAGTAAGGCTGATATAGAAAAAGGGTATCGTCTGGCCTGTAAATCCATCATTCGAGGAAATGTGACGGTTCGCGTCCCTGTGGAGTCAGAGGTGGATGCAAAGGTGCTGAATATGCAAAGCACCGCCAGGCGAACGGCACTTATAAAGCAGCCGGATTTTGAGGCATTAAAAGAAGAGGGGCTTTTCGTACCGCCGGTGGAGAAGAAATATCTTGAACTGCCGGAACCTTCCAAACAGGATAACCTCCCGGACACCACCCGGCTGATCGGATTTTTGAAACTGAACCATGATGAGCACCGCCTGGTAGTCAGTCTTCCGGTGATTCGAAAACTGCCGGATGTGCTCAGGGAAGATAATTTTAAAGTGACGGCGACCCTTTCCCGGCCTGTCCAGAAAGGCAGGAAATCAAACATCATTCATGTGGAGCCGGGAGATACCACCAACCGGAGTTTTGCCATTGCCGTGGATATCGGAACAACAACGGTTTATGGTGAACTAATCGATCTTACCAACGGCAACATCATCGCTCAGGCCGGTGATTTTAACCGACAGATCAGCTATGGAGAGGATGTGATCACTCGGATTGTGTATGCGGAAAAGCCCGGCGGCCTGGAAAAGCTCCACGAAGTGGTTATTAAATCGATTAATCATATCATTGGTAAAATTATTAAGCAGGGCAAGATTGAGCGTGACGAGGTGTCGACCATTACCCTGGCCGGGAACACCACCATGAGCCAGCTGTTTTTAAAAGTGAATCCAAGGTACATCCGGCGTGGCCCCTATGTGCCGGCGGCGACCATTTATCCACCGATAAACGCAGTAAGTTTGGGTCTTGACCTGGGGGATCATGTTGAAGCCCTGGTCTACCCGCAAATTTCAAGCTATGTGGGAGGAGATATTGTTGCCGGTGTGATGGGTTCCGGTATTTACCGAAGTGAAGAATTAACCCTTTTCATGGATATTGGCACCAATGCCGAAATTGTGATCGGCAACCAAGACTGGCTTGCCTGCGCCGCCTGTTCCGCCGGTCCGGCATTTGAGGGTGGGGGGATACAGTTCGGCATGCGTGCGGCCAAAGGGGCAATTGAAGATTTTTCGGTAAACCCCATAACCCTGGAACCGATGAATATCACCATCGGAAATACAAGGCCCAAGGGTATATGCGGTTCCGGGCTGATCATCATGGTGGCGACCATGTTTGAAATGGGGATTATTGACAATCAGGGAAAATTCAACCGGGACTTGAAAACACAGCGTATCCGTGAGACCGATGGTGTATGGGAATATGTGGTTGCCTGGAAAGAGGATACCCAGATTGACAGAGATATTGTTTTGACGGAAATCGACATTGAAAACCTCATTCGGGCCAAAGGGGCCATATACAGCGGAGCTCAGACCCTTCTGGATGAAGTGGGAATGGATATGGAAATGATAGAACATATTATCCTGGCCGGAGGATTTGGCAGCTATGTGGATTTGGAAAAAGCGATGACCATCGGTCTGCTGCCAGAAATGGATCCGGGTAAGATTACCTTTATTGGAAACAGCTCACTGATGGGTGCAAGAATGAGCGCGCTGTCCAACCACATTCGTATGGATGTGGGAGAGGTGACCAAAAAGATGACCAATTTTGAGTTATCGGAAACGGCTTCCTATATGGATCATTATGTGGCGGCTTTGTTCCTGCCCCATACCGACATGAATAAGTTTTCCAAACTCAAATCGCGTTTGGAACAGAGGCGCTTGATGGAAAAATCGAACTAG
- a CDS encoding lysophospholipid acyltransferase family protein: protein MNKLAAFCGSFFVWILMYLLFISCRKYIFGHRELTKCIRENQGRALSASWHRSMLFTVYYFRNLNGALMTSRSRDGELLTSLLRFFGYVTPRGSSGIGKGGQEALEIFIEHVKRGNVGGLAIDGPKGPPYVSKHGIVKAAARTGAPILLHIWYAESNIRVNSWDRTIIPTPFSKLVMIIDREPIYVPASDSKEQLEKYRKIINARLLHLTYQVDQWFKLRDQYPDPRKIPVPQPAPTPYHPPNKRKNNG from the coding sequence ATGAATAAATTGGCAGCGTTTTGCGGAAGTTTTTTTGTTTGGATATTGATGTACTTATTATTTATTTCCTGTAGGAAGTATATTTTTGGCCACAGGGAATTAACAAAATGTATCCGTGAAAATCAAGGCAGAGCACTTAGTGCCAGTTGGCACCGGTCGATGCTCTTTACGGTATACTATTTTAGAAATTTAAACGGAGCGTTGATGACAAGCCGCAGCCGGGATGGTGAGTTATTAACCTCTCTTTTGCGGTTTTTTGGATATGTTACACCACGGGGGAGCAGCGGTATTGGTAAAGGAGGGCAGGAGGCTTTAGAGATATTTATTGAACATGTTAAAAGAGGAAATGTAGGCGGGCTTGCTATTGACGGCCCCAAAGGTCCACCTTATGTTTCTAAACACGGAATAGTTAAGGCTGCAGCCAGAACCGGTGCACCGATTCTTCTGCATATATGGTATGCCGAATCGAATATTCGAGTGAATAGCTGGGATCGTACCATTATCCCAACACCCTTTTCTAAATTGGTTATGATCATTGATCGAGAACCGATTTATGTTCCTGCAAGTGATAGCAAGGAACAATTGGAAAAGTATCGAAAAATTATAAATGCTCGTTTACTTCATTTAACTTATCAGGTTGACCAATGGTTTAAACTTCGTGATCAATATCCTGATCCCAGGAAGATTCCGGTTCCGCAACCGGCTCCCACCCCGTATCATCCACCCAATAAAAGAAAAAACAATGGCTAA
- a CDS encoding glycosyltransferase family 4 protein, with product MRKNIGFISTRFSGTDGVSLESSKWAEVFENSGHCCFWFAGKLDREKEKSFLVPEAHFQHKQNVWINQRVLGEKKRESSVTESIHALRSYLKFKLETFIARFNIELLVVENALTIPMNIPLGIALAEYISETQIPTIAHHHDFYWERTRFSVNAVGEYLTMAFPPNLPNIQHVVINSAAQKELAHRRGISATIIPNVLDFENPPLMNGKRTKDFDKKFGLKVDHTMILQPTRMIRRKGIELAIELVKALDSKRCKLIISHEYGDEGLEYVEWIKEHASDHGVDLRIAESDIASPWNNNGDHQQNCSLWNVYRHADFITFPSLAEGFGNAFLEAIYFKKPILINRYDTYVTDIEPKGFDLVAIDGFLTRKAVQSVRDILSSPIRRKRMVDKNYEIASACYSYSVLRKHLNTMIQSIFGDSAPRICFEPTCRQHKPCLKEKKYPAQVSG from the coding sequence ATGCGTAAAAACATAGGTTTTATTTCCACTCGCTTTTCCGGAACTGACGGAGTTTCCTTGGAGTCGAGCAAATGGGCCGAAGTTTTTGAAAATAGCGGACACTGCTGTTTCTGGTTCGCAGGAAAACTGGATAGAGAAAAGGAAAAAAGTTTTCTTGTCCCTGAAGCACATTTTCAGCATAAACAAAATGTATGGATTAACCAAAGGGTTTTGGGCGAAAAAAAAAGAGAATCTTCCGTAACTGAATCGATTCACGCTTTAAGATCGTATTTAAAATTTAAACTTGAAACATTTATCGCTCGGTTTAACATCGAGCTTTTAGTCGTTGAAAACGCCCTGACTATCCCGATGAACATTCCCCTGGGCATCGCTTTGGCGGAATACATTTCTGAAACACAAATTCCCACCATTGCCCATCACCATGATTTTTACTGGGAAAGGACCCGGTTTTCCGTCAATGCCGTTGGCGAATATCTTACCATGGCGTTCCCTCCTAACCTTCCCAATATTCAACATGTGGTGATTAATTCTGCCGCACAAAAAGAACTGGCCCATCGCCGGGGAATTTCGGCTACAATTATTCCCAATGTTCTGGATTTTGAAAATCCTCCTTTAATGAATGGAAAACGTACCAAGGATTTTGACAAAAAATTTGGATTGAAAGTGGATCACACCATGATTTTACAACCGACCCGGATGATAAGGAGAAAAGGGATCGAACTTGCCATAGAACTGGTCAAGGCGTTGGATAGTAAGCGCTGCAAACTGATTATATCCCATGAATACGGAGACGAGGGACTGGAATACGTGGAATGGATTAAAGAACACGCATCCGATCATGGGGTAGATCTTCGTATTGCGGAAAGCGATATTGCAAGCCCGTGGAACAATAACGGAGACCATCAACAGAATTGTTCTCTGTGGAACGTCTATCGCCATGCAGATTTTATTACCTTCCCCAGTCTTGCGGAGGGATTCGGCAATGCCTTTCTTGAAGCCATTTATTTTAAGAAACCGATACTGATCAACCGCTACGATACTTATGTCACGGATATCGAGCCCAAAGGGTTTGACCTGGTTGCCATTGACGGATTTTTAACCAGAAAGGCAGTTCAAAGCGTGAGGGATATATTAAGCTCGCCCATACGAAGAAAAAGAATGGTGGATAAAAATTATGAAATTGCCTCTGCCTGCTATTCCTACTCCGTGCTTCGAAAGCACCTCAATACCATGATACAGAGTATCTTCGGCGACAGCGCCCCCCGGATATGCTTTGAACCGACCTGTCGACAGCACAAGCCATGCTTAAAGGAAAAGAAGTATCCTGCCCAGGTATCTGGATAA
- a CDS encoding EcsC family protein — translation MNFQQADLNDLIKAKTLLEHPGIAAKITHLLGTPIEKGFGLLPENWNVKIGEVTQEALSKAIHAAVFTMKDSQGKDASNIWHKIAVATTGGLGGFFGLPALAVELPISTTIMLRSIADIARSEGETISSIESQLACIEVFALGGSSQADDAAESGYFAVRAALARSVTKAAEYLTEKGLAEEGAPALVRLIMQIAERFSIQVSEKAAAQAVPAIGAAGGAIINTLFIDHFQDMARGHFIIRRLERKYGKATVEATYKSV, via the coding sequence ATGAATTTTCAGCAAGCAGATTTGAATGATTTAATAAAAGCAAAGACGTTACTGGAGCACCCGGGTATTGCAGCAAAAATCACCCATTTACTTGGTACCCCAATCGAGAAAGGATTTGGCCTTCTGCCGGAAAATTGGAACGTAAAAATCGGGGAAGTAACCCAGGAAGCACTATCCAAGGCAATTCATGCAGCAGTTTTTACCATGAAAGATTCGCAGGGTAAAGACGCATCAAATATCTGGCATAAAATAGCGGTGGCAACCACAGGTGGCCTGGGAGGTTTCTTTGGACTGCCGGCATTGGCAGTAGAACTGCCCATATCTACCACCATCATGCTTCGATCCATCGCTGATATTGCGAGAAGCGAAGGTGAAACAATCAGTAGCATTGAGTCTCAACTGGCGTGTATCGAGGTATTTGCTTTAGGTGGGTCCAGCCAAGCTGATGATGCTGCTGAATCGGGTTATTTCGCCGTTCGTGCAGCATTGGCACGATCGGTGACAAAGGCGGCTGAATATCTAACAGAAAAAGGTCTGGCTGAAGAAGGCGCCCCTGCTCTTGTTCGGCTGATCATGCAGATTGCAGAGCGCTTCAGTATTCAAGTATCGGAAAAAGCTGCAGCGCAAGCAGTTCCTGCCATAGGAGCGGCAGGAGGAGCCATTATCAATACATTATTTATTGATCATTTTCAGGATATGGCCCGTGGTCATTTTATCATACGTCGCCTGGAAAGAAAATATGGGAAAGCAACCGTGGAAGCGACATACAAGAGTGTTTAG
- a CDS encoding ATP-binding protein, with protein MTDNLPDIPYVYLIPLPEETFSRPIRLDPGVITIGRNRSNTIYLAQGSVSRNHAKISLIDGKYLLSDLESYNGTYVNKKRIKNIVLKHNDQIMFGDRSFIFALKDPAHVDSDLTYASTEDTVSLQEDDVQLPDMIAHKAESAAQTFLDPKDEEDVSTAQALSDRNRLLLLYRLNDKLRYAKNVNEILNMGTDFIFNALPSAERVVAMLRSTPKDPLEARVVKYRDKNPDGEVIPVSKTIINKVVKEKLALVSRDAMDDSRFETGESIMVHDLNSILCVPLMVRERVIGVFHLDTSQIMDAFTQNDLEFTAAVANEMAFTIENHRLQKEALQNEKMAAVGLTITNMAHNIKNLQHINQGAEELMSTYVNGKADKKLQKIWQVLSRYLDQINKLSTDMLDFTRVHPVKLELLDINSLVLNYRRVFQDDLNDKGNKLVVDLDPNLRKWMMDESGLQRALLNLLVNANDAVKEKNKSIITISTSIDEQNHLNIAVSDNGCGIEPDRMNAVFQLFFTTKGTKGSGLGLPIVQRFAERLGGTLTAKSKVGVGSTFNLNFPWIEDNQ; from the coding sequence ATGACGGATAATCTTCCTGATATTCCATACGTCTATCTTATTCCCCTGCCGGAAGAAACATTTTCCAGACCAATTCGTCTTGATCCGGGTGTCATAACGATAGGGCGAAATCGATCAAACACCATCTATCTTGCCCAGGGATCGGTATCCCGCAATCATGCAAAGATATCATTAATCGATGGCAAGTATCTTCTGTCTGATTTAGAATCATATAACGGTACGTACGTAAACAAAAAACGAATCAAAAATATTGTTCTTAAGCATAATGACCAGATTATGTTCGGTGACCGGTCTTTTATATTTGCACTCAAAGACCCGGCGCATGTTGATTCTGATTTAACCTATGCATCCACTGAAGATACCGTTTCTCTCCAAGAGGATGATGTCCAGCTGCCTGATATGATCGCACACAAGGCAGAATCCGCGGCTCAGACATTTCTTGATCCAAAAGACGAAGAAGACGTCAGTACAGCACAAGCGCTGAGTGATCGCAACCGACTGTTACTGCTGTACCGGTTGAACGACAAATTAAGATATGCAAAAAATGTGAATGAAATTTTGAATATGGGGACCGATTTCATATTCAACGCCCTTCCTTCAGCGGAACGGGTGGTGGCTATGCTTAGATCAACTCCAAAAGATCCTCTTGAAGCACGTGTGGTTAAATATCGTGATAAAAATCCCGATGGAGAGGTTATTCCGGTCAGCAAAACAATCATTAACAAGGTGGTTAAAGAAAAACTTGCATTGGTCAGCCGGGATGCCATGGATGATTCCCGTTTTGAAACGGGGGAATCCATCATGGTGCATGATCTTAATTCCATTTTGTGTGTCCCGCTCATGGTCAGAGAGAGAGTAATCGGCGTGTTTCATCTGGATACCAGCCAGATAATGGATGCTTTTACCCAAAACGATCTGGAATTTACCGCCGCTGTAGCAAATGAAATGGCCTTCACCATAGAGAATCATCGTTTACAGAAAGAGGCTTTACAGAACGAAAAAATGGCGGCCGTGGGCCTGACCATCACAAATATGGCTCATAATATCAAAAATTTGCAGCATATCAATCAGGGCGCTGAAGAATTGATGAGTACGTATGTAAACGGTAAGGCGGATAAAAAGCTGCAAAAAATCTGGCAGGTTTTAAGCCGATACCTTGATCAGATAAACAAACTATCCACCGATATGCTCGATTTTACACGTGTGCATCCAGTTAAATTGGAGTTGCTTGATATTAATTCGCTAGTGCTCAATTATCGTCGTGTTTTTCAAGACGATCTTAACGACAAGGGAAATAAATTGGTGGTGGACCTTGATCCAAATCTCAGGAAATGGATGATGGATGAATCCGGTTTGCAGCGCGCCCTGCTCAACCTGTTGGTCAACGCCAATGATGCGGTTAAAGAGAAAAACAAAAGTATCATTACTATTTCGACAAGTATTGACGAACAAAATCATCTCAACATCGCTGTCAGCGACAATGGTTGCGGGATCGAACCAGACCGGATGAATGCAGTATTTCAGCTCTTTTTTACCACCAAAGGCACCAAAGGCTCAGGTCTCGGGTTGCCCATAGTGCAGAGATTTGCGGAAAGATTGGGGGGAACACTCACAGCGAAATCCAAAGTGGGTGTAGGGTCAACTTTTAATTTAAACTTTCCGTGGATTGAAGATAATCAATAA
- a CDS encoding HD domain-containing protein produces MSKNTTNWVDNVLHDIREVAKGHFSGARGSHDWEHTLRVCRLCEQIGRAEGVDMDVLLIAAYLHDIGRSTQDASNGVVCHAQKGAQMAEPIVDRLSLSKKQKQNIIHCIRSHRFRGNHIPETKEAKVLFDADKLDAIGAVGVARAFLFAGEVGARLHNPQVNIENTKPYSVDDTGYREYKVKLCKIRDRILTREGRKLADERHAFMDHFFNQFLKEYKGER; encoded by the coding sequence ATGTCAAAAAACACTACAAACTGGGTGGATAATGTGCTTCATGATATTCGGGAAGTAGCAAAGGGGCATTTTAGTGGGGCCCGCGGCAGCCATGACTGGGAGCATACACTTCGGGTCTGCCGGCTGTGTGAACAAATCGGCAGGGCTGAAGGCGTTGATATGGATGTGCTACTCATTGCCGCATATTTGCACGATATCGGCCGGTCAACCCAGGATGCTTCAAACGGTGTGGTGTGTCACGCACAAAAGGGTGCTCAGATGGCAGAACCCATCGTAGATAGACTTTCCCTTTCAAAAAAACAAAAACAAAATATTATTCACTGCATCAGATCCCATCGATTCAGGGGGAACCATATCCCGGAGACAAAAGAAGCCAAGGTATTGTTCGATGCGGACAAACTTGATGCAATCGGTGCCGTGGGAGTGGCAAGGGCATTTCTCTTTGCCGGGGAGGTAGGTGCCAGGCTTCATAATCCTCAGGTGAATATAGAAAATACAAAGCCATATTCAGTGGATGACACGGGTTACAGAGAGTATAAGGTAAAGCTTTGTAAAATTCGGGATCGAATATTGACCAGAGAGGGCAGGAAACTGGCAGATGAACGTCATGCATTCATGGATCATTTTTTTAATCAGTTTTTAAAAGAGTATAAAGGAGAAAGGTAA
- a CDS encoding cupin domain-containing protein, with amino-acid sequence MSKIKVERNLDENRLQRDGIYDWPIWTKEVSEFPWTYSEDETCYFLEGEVVVTPDGGDPVEMKKGDLVSFPEGMSCTWSIRHNVKKHYKLGG; translated from the coding sequence ATGAGTAAAATCAAAGTTGAACGAAATCTCGATGAAAATCGGTTGCAGAGGGATGGAATTTATGATTGGCCGATTTGGACAAAGGAAGTGTCGGAATTTCCCTGGACTTATAGTGAGGATGAAACTTGTTATTTCCTTGAAGGTGAGGTGGTGGTCACCCCTGATGGCGGGGATCCGGTTGAAATGAAAAAGGGAGATCTGGTCTCTTTCCCTGAAGGAATGTCATGCACCTGGAGTATTCGCCATAATGTCAAAAAACACTACAAACTGGGTGGATAA